A DNA window from Fusarium fujikuroi IMI 58289 draft genome, chromosome FFUJ_chr11 contains the following coding sequences:
- a CDS encoding related to NADH oxidase — translation MANRWQQQETCDVSALAKPLEFNFSRRIAKNRFMKSAMAESLATWSADEPEHIGIATEQYANLYKRFGEGDWGVIVTGQIDIDARLYNRGNIVIGKEHQPIPGDLRFERLKQAAAAATAHGSLILGQIVHVGRQVDARVSAETISASPIALEPKWGMTFAKPREATKADLSDVIESFAHAAWYLEQAGFSGVQLHAAHGFLLSAFLSPSTNNRTDEYGGSLYNRTRLILEIMRAIKAKVSPNFILGIKVNSTEFQENGFTGEDAVTLCKALSDAQFDFIELTGGTFEVLHFEKKALSTTTREGFFLEFAKSIIPVLDKTRSYTSGGFRTSAGMVSGIATVDGVGLARAAAQEPYLPRDILSGAITAAIRPIQPFLEVHHISLALAGSQIREIGMGRDPPDSSDCEKIQGALKQLQVWTKTEVGKRPGIGWLKLDV, via the exons ATGGCAAATCGctggcagcaacaagaaaCATGCGACGTCTCGGCGCTCGCGAAACCCTTGGAGTTCAACTTTTCAAGGCGGATTGCCAAGAATCGCTTCATGAAAAGCGCCATGGCTGAGTCTTTGGCGACTTGGAGTGCTGATGAGCCAGAACATATTGGTATTGCCACGGAACAATACGCCAACCTTTACAAACG GTTCGGGGAAGGTGATTGGGGTGTCATAGTCACAGGCCAAATTGATATTGATGCTCGCCTGTACAACCGTGGCAATATTGTCATCGGCAAGGAGCATCAGCCGATTCCAGGGGACCTACGATTTGAACGTCTGAAACAAGCTGCCGCAGCTGCAACTGCTCATGGCTCTTTGATCCTTGGACAAATAGTTCATGTGGGCAGGCAAGTTGATGCTAGGGTATCAGCGGAGACAATCTCCGCATCCCCTATCGCGTTGG AGCCAAAGTGGGGCATGACTTTTGCCAAACCCCGCGAGGCTACAAAGGCCGACTTGTCAGACGTGATCGAAAGCTTTGCCCATGCAGCTTGGTACCTCGAACAAGCCGGTTTTTCTGGTGTTCAATTACACGCAGCTCACGGCTTTTTGCTATCGGCATTCCTCTCCCCGTCCACCAACAATCGCACTGACGAGTACGGAGGAAGTCTATATAACCGTACACGTTTGATTCTAGAGATTATGAGAGCTATCAAAGCCAAAGTATCGCCCAATTTTATCCTgggcatcaaggtcaacagtACCGAGTTTCAGGAGAATGGCTTCACTGGAGAAGACGCAGTGACTCTTTGCAAAGCACTGAGTGATGCCCAATTTGACTTTATCGAATTGACCGGAGGAACCTTTGAAGTACTCCACTTCGAAAAGAAAGCTCTGAGCACCACTACTAGAGAGGGCTTTTTTCTCGAATTTGCAAAGTCAATTATACCTGTACTCGACAAGACAAGGTCCTATACGTCAGGAGGCTTTCGTACTAGTGCTGGTATGGTGAGCGGAATCGCTACAGTTGACGGAGTAGGCTTAGCGCGTGCTGCAGCACAAGAGCCCTACTTGCCAAGGGACATTCTTTCTGGGGCCATCACGGCCGCTATCAGACCCATACAACCGTTTTTAGAGGTGCACCATATTTCGCTTGCCCTAGCGGGTAGCCAGATTCGTGAAATTGGCATGGGTCGAGATCCTCCTGACAGCAGTGATTGCGAAAAGATTCAAGGGGCGCTGAAGCAATTGCAAGTTTGGACCAAAACCGAGGTAGGGAAGAGACCCGGAATTGGCTGGCTCAAACTTGATGTGTAG
- a CDS encoding related to 1-acyldihydroxyacetone-phosphate reductase: MTKTVLITGCSAGGLGHALAEEFHKLGYHVIATARDTKKIGPFATKPNVDIFPLDVTLPESISDLLAKIQAQGIKLDILVNNAGCASFSPLVHSDINDAKALYDVNVWGSLRVTQAFIPLLVSTQGVILNIASMAGAVPLAWQGNSKAAMTFISETLKIELEPLGVRVLTAMVGAINTEIYDGCDVVLPTDSWYKPIESIIRRQAKGELQLPNNEAVEVTAASIVRDTLSGRRGKIWRGGEAGIASVGSWLFPTWLVESILHRNRGLSALRKAHRQT; this comes from the exons ATGACGAAGACAGTTCTGATTACCGGTTGCAGCGCTGGAGGCCTTGGTCATGCTTTGGCTGAAGAGTTTCACAAACTTGGCTATCATGTCATCGCCACAGCACGCGATACAAAAAAGATTGGCCCTTTTGCAACCAAACCCAACGTCGACATCTTCCCTCTGGACGTCACATTGCCTGAATCGATCTCGGATCTTCTTGCGAAGATACAAGCCCAGGGAATCAAACTGGATATTCTTGTCAATAATGCTGGCTGCGCCTCTTTTAGCCCTTTAGTACACTCGGATATTAATGACGCCAAAGCTTTGTATGATGTAAACGTGTGGGGTTCTCTGCGAGTCACGCAGGCATTCATACCGCTATTAGTAAGCACTCAAGGAGTGATATTGAACATCGCGTCTATGGCTGGAGCCGTTCCTCTAGCATGGCAGGGAAA CTCCAAAGCTGCTATGACCTTCATCTCCGAGACCTTGAAGATTGAGCTCGAACCTCTGGGGGTCCGAGTACTGACAGCTATGGTTGGCGCTATCAATACTGAAATCTATGATGGCTGCGATGTGGTACTCCCAACTGACTCCTGGTATAAACCGATTGAGAGCATAATTCGAAGACAGGCCAAGGGAGAATTGCAACTACCTAACAACGAGGCAGTGGAGGTCACAGCAGCGTCCATTGTCAGAGATACGCTTAGTGGGCGGAGGGGAAAGATCTGGCGTGGTGGGGAAGCGGGCATAGCTAGTGTTGGCTCGTGGCTCTTTCCGACTTGGCTTGTTGAATCTATTCTGCATAGAAACAGAGGCTTATCTGCACTTCGGAAGGCACATAGGCAAACTTAG
- a CDS encoding related to salicylate 1-monooxygenase produces MSNTQYDSVAKKTERSFEIAVIGGGIVGLMVAIGLLKRGIEVTVFEQAQELTEFSAGFAFTGVARECLERLDPRLLEALDRIGEVNRHPCNRYWDGFNPTTQEEAESKDSLLFEVSARDLDYKGCLRSHLLHEMASMLPAGSIKLGKQLKDLQDEGSNDKVTLTFSDKSIYEVDGVIGCDGVRSRTRQLLAGLDNLSSQAHFSHKVAYRALVPIADAVTALGHDKGMNQCTHMGPSVAIVSYPVAHWTFLNIAIFIHEPGEWESEKMTAAATRDELSGYVSDWSPSIQNIIQRLPENLTKWALFDTAEYPVSTYAKGRVCIAGDAAHATTPFLGAGACMGVEDALVLATTLDLALDHINEEGAHSRTKAISAAFQAYSNVRLERSQWLVQGSRDIGDLYQWRNPKTGRDSHKCRAELVEHQRRIWDFDANEMVTEAGDRFLSLLS; encoded by the exons ATGAGTAACACGCAGTATGACTCTGTTGCGAAGAAGACGGAGAGATCATTCGAAATCGCAGTGATAGGAGGGGGTATTGTAGGTTTGATGGTAGCGATAGGACTGTTGAAACGTGGAATTGAGGTCACCGTCTTTGAGCAAGCTCAAGAGCTTACTGAATTCAGTGCTGGTTTTGCATTCACCGGTGTCGCCCGTGAGTGCCTGGAGCGACTAGATCCTCGCTTGTTGGAAGCCCTCGATCGTATCGGAGAGGTCAACCGCCATCCGTGCAATCGTTATTGGGATGGTTTCAACCCTACcacgcaagaagaagcagaatccAAGGACTCCTTACTTTTTGAGGTATCAGCAAGAGATCTGGATTATAAAGGGTGCCTCAGATCTCATTTGTTACATGAGATGGCCAGTATGCTACCCGCCGGCTCGATCAAGCTGGGCAAACAATTGAAAGACTTGCAAGACGAAGGCAGCAACGACAAGGTTACTCTCACATTTTCTGACAAAAGCATATACGAGGTCGATGGTG TAATTGGGTGTGACGGGGTCCGCTCGCGAACCCGGCAACTATTGGCGGGCCTCGACAATTTATCCTCGCAGGCGCACTTTTCTCATAAGGTTGCATATAGAGCTCTTGTACCTATTGCAGATGCTGTAACTGCCCTTGGCCACGACAAGGGAATGAATCAATGCACGCACATGGGACCTTCAGTGGCTATCGTTTCATATCCT GTAGCTCACTGGACCTTTCTCAACATTGCGATATTTATCCACGAACCAGGAGAATGGGAAAGTGAAAagatgacagcagcagcgacaAGGGATGAGTTGAGCGGTTATGTTTCTGACTGGAGCCCATCCATCCAAAATATTATTCAGAGACTGCCAGAAAATCTTACAAAATGGGCTCTATTCGACACGGCCGAGTATCCTGTATCTACTTACGCCAAAGGCCGTGTTTGTATAGCTGGAGATGCTGCTCACGCCACCACGCCTTTCCTCGGCGCTGGTGCCTGTATGGGCGTAGAGGACGCCCTCGTCCTGGCTACCACGTTAGATCTAGCCTTGGACCACATCAATGAGGAGGGCGCACATAGTAGGACCAAAGCTATCTCGGCTGCTTTCCAGGCCTACAGTAATGTGCGCCTCGAGAGATCCCAGTGGCTTGTGCAGGGATCTCGCGATATCGGGGACCTTTATCAGTGGAGAAATCCCAAGACTGGTCGAGACTCTCACAAATGTAGGGCAGAGCTTGTCGAACACCAAAGACGAATATGGGATTTTGATGCGAATGAGATGGTTACGGAAGCAGGAGATAGGTTTCTTAGTTTACTAAGCTAA